In a single window of the Paenibacillus sp. MMS20-IR301 genome:
- a CDS encoding ABC transporter ATP-binding protein — MFKALIEPFRYPKLDVGHGKAKIFGAMGSRKPKAQAKNWSGTLGRIWSYLAERRAKLVLVLFMVLLSSGLSLLGPYLISRAVDDYLGGAGGRTWGIFLLVLACVYLLNSLVSWLQNIWMIGIAQETVYRMRTDLFAHLHRLPISFFNRRQQGEIMSRLTNDIENISSTLNSSAIQIFSSVLTLLGTVGVMLWLSPLLTLLTFIVVPLMMLGMRWITRRTGPLFKERQRNMGELNGYIEETLSGQRIIKAFSQEERVIAGFRERNRRIMLSGYWAQSISGFIPKLMNGLNNLSFAIVAGVGGLLAIRGLVTVGVIIAFAEYARQFTRPLNDLANQWNTLLSAIAGAERVFEVLDEETEARDEGEAVALQQVDGAVKFSGVSFSYDGGEETLQNISFEAKPGEMIALVGPTGAGKTTLIGLLSRFYDPGKGSITLDGRELSTVTRESLRSHMAFVLQDSFLFKGTIRDNIRYGRLDATDEEVEEAAKLANAHAFIMRLQGGYDRMLSVDGSGISQGQKQLLAIARAILANPSMLVLDEATSSIDTVTEIKIQEGLQALMRGRTSFVIAHRLGTIRAADRILVLEGGRLIQQGSHEELLRAGGLYRELVQGGRGAAQ, encoded by the coding sequence ATGTTCAAAGCACTGATTGAGCCGTTCCGCTATCCGAAGCTGGATGTAGGTCACGGGAAAGCCAAAATCTTCGGTGCCATGGGCAGCCGCAAGCCCAAGGCACAGGCCAAGAACTGGTCAGGCACACTGGGCCGGATCTGGAGTTACCTCGCCGAACGCAGGGCTAAGCTGGTACTGGTGCTGTTCATGGTTCTGCTAAGCTCAGGCTTGTCGCTCCTTGGACCTTACCTGATCAGCCGCGCAGTGGACGATTACCTGGGAGGCGCCGGGGGTAGAACATGGGGCATTTTCCTGCTGGTGCTGGCTTGTGTCTACCTGCTGAATTCTCTGGTCTCCTGGCTGCAGAATATCTGGATGATCGGAATCGCCCAGGAGACGGTTTACCGGATGCGTACAGATCTGTTCGCACATCTGCACCGCCTGCCGATCTCGTTCTTCAACCGCAGGCAGCAGGGTGAGATTATGAGCCGGCTGACCAATGATATTGAGAATATCAGCTCGACGCTGAACAGCTCGGCGATTCAGATTTTCTCCAGTGTCCTGACGCTGCTGGGGACAGTCGGTGTAATGCTGTGGCTCAGTCCGCTGCTGACACTGCTGACCTTCATTGTCGTGCCGCTGATGATGCTGGGCATGCGCTGGATTACCCGGCGGACCGGCCCGCTGTTTAAGGAGCGGCAGCGCAATATGGGGGAGCTGAACGGCTACATTGAAGAAACCTTGTCCGGTCAGCGGATTATCAAGGCTTTCTCACAGGAGGAGCGGGTGATTGCCGGCTTCAGAGAACGCAATAGACGCATCATGCTGTCGGGATATTGGGCACAATCGATTTCGGGCTTCATTCCTAAGCTGATGAACGGTCTGAACAATCTGAGCTTTGCCATCGTGGCCGGAGTAGGAGGGCTGCTTGCAATCCGTGGACTCGTAACGGTAGGGGTGATTATCGCCTTCGCCGAATATGCCCGGCAATTCACCCGTCCGCTGAATGATCTGGCGAACCAGTGGAACACGCTGCTGTCGGCTATCGCCGGTGCGGAACGGGTCTTCGAGGTGCTGGACGAAGAGACGGAAGCCCGTGACGAGGGGGAAGCGGTTGCCTTGCAGCAGGTGGACGGTGCGGTGAAATTCTCGGGAGTGTCGTTCTCTTATGACGGAGGCGAAGAGACACTTCAGAATATCTCGTTTGAAGCGAAGCCTGGAGAGATGATTGCGCTGGTAGGACCGACGGGTGCGGGCAAAACTACGCTGATCGGCCTGCTCTCCCGCTTCTATGATCCGGGCAAGGGAAGCATTACACTGGACGGCAGAGAGCTCTCCACAGTCACCCGCGAAAGCCTGCGCAGTCATATGGCGTTCGTGCTGCAGGATTCCTTTCTGTTTAAAGGAACGATCCGTGACAATATCCGCTACGGGCGGCTGGATGCTACTGACGAAGAGGTGGAGGAGGCTGCCAAGCTGGCTAATGCCCATGCCTTCATCATGAGGCTGCAGGGCGGTTATGACCGGATGCTGTCTGTAGACGGCAGCGGTATCAGCCAGGGGCAGAAGCAGCTGCTTGCCATTGCCCGGGCCATTCTGGCAAACCCGTCTATGCTGGTGCTGGATGAAGCGACGAGCAGTATTGACACTGTGACCGAGATCAAGATTCAGGAGGGGCTGCAGGCGCTGATGCGCGGGCGGACAAGCTTCGTGATTGCCCACCGGCTCGGCACAATCCGTGCTGCCGACCGCATCCTGGTGCTTGAAGGCGGCCGGCTGATCCAGCAGGGCTCGCATGAGGAGCTGCTCCGGGCAGGCGGCTTGTATCGTGAACTGGTGCAGGGCGGCCGGGGGGCTGCGCAGTAG
- the lpdA gene encoding dihydrolipoyl dehydrogenase — MTINCDVAILGGGTGGYVAAIRAAQLGKSVVIIEMDKLGGTCLHRGCIPSKSLLRSAEVYAEIKESESYGIETAGVQLVFPKVQGRKEAVVEQLHQGVQYLMKKNKIQVVKGKGRIIGPSIFSPRSGAVAVELEDGEMETVVSGNLIVATGSRPRVLPGLVPDGKSILSSEEALALEELPASIIIVGGGVIGVEWASMLADFGVEVTVVEAAGQLLPQEDEEIARELLRLLKKRGVKVLTGATVDAETCVITDSGVTIEARKGGQSESLAADKLLVSVGRVANIENIGLENTDIRFDKGIIEVNANMQTGEPHIYAIGDCIGGLQLAHAASHEGIRAVNHLAGEALHPYHTHLVPRCVYTRPEVASTGYTEREAKALGHETVTGKFPFSAIGKAIVYGMKDGFVKVVADAKSGDILGVQMIGPHVTDLIGEAALAQVLDATPWEVSESIHAHPTLSEIIGEAMLAVDGRAIGF; from the coding sequence ATGACAATTAACTGTGACGTGGCAATACTTGGCGGCGGGACCGGCGGTTATGTCGCCGCGATCCGCGCTGCGCAGCTGGGTAAATCCGTCGTAATCATAGAAATGGACAAGCTGGGCGGAACCTGCCTGCACCGCGGCTGCATCCCGAGCAAATCGCTCCTGCGCAGCGCCGAGGTATATGCTGAAATCAAGGAAAGCGAAAGCTACGGTATAGAGACTGCCGGCGTACAGCTGGTTTTTCCCAAAGTACAGGGACGCAAGGAAGCGGTCGTAGAGCAGCTGCACCAGGGTGTGCAGTATCTGATGAAGAAGAATAAAATTCAGGTTGTAAAGGGCAAAGGACGGATCATCGGTCCTTCGATCTTCTCTCCGCGCAGCGGGGCAGTGGCTGTGGAGCTGGAGGACGGCGAGATGGAGACTGTGGTTTCGGGCAATCTGATCGTCGCAACCGGATCACGCCCGCGTGTTCTGCCGGGTCTCGTACCGGACGGGAAATCCATTCTGAGCAGTGAAGAGGCACTGGCGCTTGAAGAGCTTCCGGCATCGATCATTATTGTCGGCGGCGGAGTCATCGGAGTAGAGTGGGCCTCGATGCTGGCTGATTTTGGCGTGGAGGTAACGGTTGTAGAGGCTGCTGGCCAGCTGCTGCCGCAGGAGGATGAAGAGATTGCCCGTGAACTGCTGCGCCTGCTCAAGAAACGCGGAGTAAAAGTGTTAACTGGAGCAACAGTTGACGCTGAGACCTGTGTGATTACGGATTCTGGCGTCACCATCGAAGCCCGTAAGGGCGGGCAGAGCGAGAGCCTGGCGGCGGATAAGCTGCTTGTTTCTGTAGGACGTGTGGCGAATATAGAGAATATTGGACTGGAAAATACCGATATCCGCTTCGATAAAGGGATTATCGAAGTGAATGCCAACATGCAGACCGGAGAGCCGCATATTTATGCCATTGGCGACTGCATCGGCGGATTGCAGCTGGCCCATGCCGCCAGCCACGAGGGGATCCGGGCGGTCAATCATCTGGCAGGTGAAGCGCTTCATCCGTACCATACCCATCTTGTTCCCCGCTGTGTCTATACACGGCCGGAGGTAGCCAGTACAGGGTATACCGAAAGAGAAGCGAAGGCGCTCGGACATGAGACGGTGACCGGGAAGTTCCCGTTCTCCGCTATCGGCAAAGCGATCGTCTATGGTATGAAGGACGGTTTCGTTAAAGTGGTCGCAGATGCCAAGAGCGGAGATATTCTCGGCGTGCAGATGATTGGTCCGCATGTGACAGACCTGATTGGTGAAGCTGCGCTGGCACAGGTGCTGGATGCTACACCGTGGGAGGTCAGCGAGTCCATTCATGCCCATCCTACGCTGTCGGAGATCATCGGCGAGGCGATGCTGGCGGTTGATGGAAGAGCAATCGGATTCTAA
- a CDS encoding DUF2627 domain-containing protein, translating into MKLLISRFIAILILVIPGLLAMKGFLMMKDELFSYFAMHGDDSAVPDFAWLHFGGGLLLFLAGMSFLGGWILTRDRKKNYVGPRFKEKQQAQQPPATEAEALP; encoded by the coding sequence ATGAAACTGCTCATTTCACGGTTTATTGCCATCCTTATCCTGGTGATTCCCGGCCTGCTCGCCATGAAAGGCTTCCTGATGATGAAGGATGAGCTCTTCAGCTATTTCGCAATGCATGGGGATGACTCCGCTGTGCCGGATTTCGCCTGGCTGCATTTCGGCGGCGGCTTATTGCTGTTCCTGGCAGGCATGAGCTTCCTCGGCGGCTGGATTCTGACCCGCGACCGCAAGAAGAACTATGTAGGACCGCGCTTCAAGGAGAAGCAGCAGGCCCAGCAGCCTCCCGCAACCGAAGCCGAGGCATTGCCTTAA
- a CDS encoding alpha-ketoacid dehydrogenase subunit beta, with protein MAMMEYIDAIRLAMKEEMERDESVFVLGEDVGVKGGVFTTTKGLQEQFGADRVLDTPLAESAIAGVAIGAAMYGMKPIAEMQYSDFMLPATNQIISEAAKIRYRSNNDWSCPVVIRAPIGGGIFGGLYHSQCPESIFFGTPGLKIVAPYSAADAKGLLKAAVRDPDPVLFFENKKCYKLIKEDVPEGDYIVPIGEANLLREGSDITVIGYSLPLHFAMQAAEELEREQGISAHILDLRTLQPLDREAIIAAARQTGKVLIVHEDNKTGGIGGEVAAIIAEHCLFELDAPIFRLCGPDVPAMPISPPMEKFFMLSKEKVKAEMLRLAQY; from the coding sequence ATGGCGATGATGGAATATATTGATGCGATCCGGCTGGCAATGAAAGAAGAGATGGAGCGCGATGAGTCGGTATTCGTGCTGGGTGAGGATGTCGGCGTCAAGGGAGGCGTCTTCACGACCACTAAAGGGCTGCAGGAGCAGTTCGGGGCAGACCGTGTACTTGACACACCGCTGGCGGAGTCGGCGATTGCCGGTGTTGCCATCGGTGCGGCGATGTACGGCATGAAGCCGATTGCTGAAATGCAGTACTCCGATTTCATGCTGCCGGCCACGAACCAGATTATCAGCGAGGCGGCCAAAATCCGCTACCGTTCCAATAATGACTGGAGCTGTCCGGTTGTGATCCGCGCGCCGATCGGCGGAGGGATTTTCGGCGGACTGTATCATTCCCAGTGCCCGGAATCGATTTTCTTCGGCACTCCGGGGCTGAAGATTGTTGCGCCTTATTCGGCGGCGGATGCGAAGGGACTGCTGAAGGCCGCGGTGCGCGACCCTGATCCGGTGCTGTTCTTCGAGAACAAAAAATGCTATAAGCTGATCAAGGAAGATGTGCCGGAAGGTGACTATATTGTGCCGATCGGGGAAGCAAATCTGCTGCGTGAAGGCAGCGATATTACGGTGATCGGGTATAGCCTGCCGCTGCATTTTGCGATGCAGGCGGCGGAAGAGCTGGAGCGCGAGCAGGGAATCAGCGCGCATATCCTCGATCTGCGCACCCTGCAGCCGCTTGACCGTGAAGCGATTATTGCCGCTGCCCGCCAGACCGGCAAGGTGCTGATCGTCCACGAGGACAACAAGACCGGCGGGATTGGCGGCGAGGTGGCTGCGATCATCGCGGAGCATTGTCTGTTCGAGCTGGATGCGCCAATCTTCCGCCTGTGCGGACCCGACGTTCCGGCGATGCCGATTTCTCCGCCGATGGAGAAATTCTTCATGCTGAGCAAGGAAAAGGTCAAGGCTGAGATGCTGCGGCTTGCGCAGTACTAG
- a CDS encoding thiamine pyrophosphate-dependent dehydrogenase E1 component subunit alpha yields the protein MESQGTVETVNRHKQLGLSDGQVIDMYRLMQLGRKYDERSLLLQRAGKINFHVSGIGQEAAQVAAAFALDRENDYFLPYYRDYAFVLSVGMTTRELMLSVFAKAEDPNSGGRQMPGHFGSKRLRIVTGSSPVTTQVPHAVGIALAAKMQQKKFVSFVTFGEGSSNQGDFHEACNFAGVNKLPVIIFCQNNQYAISVPVHKQLGGKVSDRALGYGFPGYRVDGNDPLEVYRVVKEARERALAGEGPTLIEAMMYRLSPHSTSDNDMAYRTKEEVEENWKKDGIAAFRTYLTGLGLWSDEQESDLAAEYNLELKEAISYAENAPYPKPEDTLLHVYDESGVKGGA from the coding sequence ATGGAATCCCAAGGTACTGTAGAAACCGTTAACAGACATAAGCAGCTTGGACTCAGTGACGGCCAGGTTATCGATATGTACAGATTGATGCAGCTTGGCCGGAAGTATGATGAGCGCAGTCTGCTGCTGCAGCGCGCAGGCAAGATCAACTTCCATGTCTCCGGTATCGGCCAGGAGGCGGCACAGGTTGCTGCGGCATTTGCGCTTGACCGCGAGAACGATTATTTCCTGCCGTATTACCGCGACTATGCATTTGTACTGTCAGTAGGAATGACTACCCGTGAGCTGATGCTGTCCGTGTTCGCCAAGGCGGAAGACCCTAACAGCGGCGGCCGGCAGATGCCGGGCCACTTCGGCAGCAAACGGCTGCGTATCGTCACCGGCTCCAGTCCGGTAACCACCCAGGTCCCGCATGCTGTAGGCATCGCCCTGGCAGCCAAGATGCAGCAGAAAAAGTTCGTTTCCTTTGTCACGTTCGGTGAAGGCTCCAGTAACCAGGGGGATTTCCATGAGGCGTGTAATTTTGCCGGAGTGAATAAGCTGCCTGTAATCATTTTTTGCCAGAACAATCAGTACGCCATCTCTGTTCCTGTTCATAAGCAGCTTGGCGGCAAGGTCAGTGACCGTGCGCTTGGCTACGGCTTCCCGGGCTACCGGGTAGACGGCAATGATCCGCTTGAGGTCTACCGCGTGGTGAAGGAAGCACGGGAGCGCGCGCTTGCCGGAGAAGGGCCTACACTGATCGAAGCGATGATGTACCGCCTGTCGCCGCATTCCACTTCAGATAATGATATGGCGTACCGGACCAAGGAAGAAGTTGAGGAGAATTGGAAAAAAGACGGCATCGCCGCCTTCCGTACCTACCTGACCGGGCTGGGCCTGTGGAGCGACGAGCAGGAAAGTGACTTGGCTGCTGAGTATAATCTCGAATTGAAAGAGGCAATCAGCTACGCCGAAAATGCACCGTACCCGAAACCGGAAGATACGCTGCTGCATGTATACGATGAATCCGGCGTCAAGGGAGGAGCATGA